From Mannheimia pernigra, one genomic window encodes:
- the cas7c gene encoding type I-C CRISPR-associated protein Cas7/Csd2 → MSLTKKIDFALIIQVKNANPNGDPLNGNRPRTDFEGFGEITDVCLKRKIRDRLQDDGESIFVQSDEKKTDGMTSLANRAKDKDVGLGNEAFNAKKSNRDETAKKSCEKWLDVRSFGQVFAFGKSDDGAGVSIAVRGPVTIQSAFSVEPVLITSTQITKSVSGEGDGSKKSSDTMGMKHRVDGGIYVAYGAMSPQLAERTGFSDNDADKIKSVLTKLFEGDASSARPEGSMQVLKLIWWEHNCKTGQYSSAKVHGSLNVSADGSYTLSQLEGLKPQEIDGF, encoded by the coding sequence ATGTCTTTAACCAAAAAAATCGACTTTGCCTTAATTATCCAAGTAAAAAATGCTAATCCAAACGGTGACCCATTAAACGGCAACCGTCCTCGTACCGATTTTGAAGGCTTCGGCGAAATCACCGATGTTTGCTTAAAACGCAAAATTCGTGACCGCTTGCAAGATGACGGCGAGAGCATTTTTGTGCAATCTGACGAAAAGAAAACTGACGGAATGACCAGCCTTGCCAACCGTGCGAAAGATAAGGATGTAGGTTTGGGTAATGAGGCATTCAACGCGAAAAAATCCAACCGTGATGAAACGGCGAAAAAATCCTGTGAAAAATGGCTTGATGTACGGAGCTTCGGGCAAGTATTCGCTTTTGGTAAAAGTGATGACGGTGCCGGCGTATCGATTGCCGTGCGTGGGCCGGTAACCATTCAATCGGCATTTAGTGTTGAGCCGGTGTTGATTACCAGCACGCAAATCACTAAAAGCGTGAGTGGCGAAGGTGACGGCAGCAAAAAATCTTCCGACACTATGGGAATGAAACACCGTGTTGATGGCGGTATTTATGTGGCATATGGGGCAATGTCGCCGCAACTTGCCGAACGTACGGGTTTCTCTGATAACGATGCAGACAAAATCAAATCTGTTCTTACCAAATTGTTTGAAGGCGATGCCTCTTCCGCTCGCCCGGAAGGCTCAATGCAGGTGCTGAAATTGATTTGGTGGGAGCATAACTGCAAAACGGGGCAGTATTCCTCAGCGAAAGTGCATGGTAGCTTGAACGTGAGTGCAGATGGCAGTTACACATTAAGCCAGCTCGAAGGCTTGAAACCACAAGAAATTGACGGTTTCTAA
- the cas8c gene encoding type I-C CRISPR-associated protein Cas8c/Csd1 — protein MSWMQKLYRTYEAVLARSDKLDGDPLTPIGHTLQNAHIVIVLNGDSEFQTARVMPPKTAIMLPATESSENRTSGEAPHPLADKLQYVAKDYVDFGGEKKAYFEGYLTQLQAWCDSSFQHPKVLAVLHYVKKGQVIADLARAAVLPLDANGKVLNKWENDSEAPAIFSTLPKTKGEIEFGSALVCWCVEIPNDPQSDTWTDSSVQQSWADYLASADSNKGFCLVKGEEAAISTMHPAKLRHTGDKAKLISSNDTGGYTFRGRFETADEAATISAEVSAKAHSALRWLIARQGIRNGDQVTVAWAISGKEVPSPLQDPFQNFDFDNADTSAIENNAEFQTSADSETKLDWSENIGKEAANLIKKKYHGYKAKLDHHEQISLLMLDSATPGRMALTYYQEFLPKDYFANLEAWLDDFTWFQRHTFEVKGGKKNGKRTLWLEIPPSPFAIAQAVYGKSLNDKLKKQLYARLLPVIAGGKSVPIPYDLVQKSFQVACNPNGCDTWEWQRNIGVACGLYRGWRARHHKESERRTYDMSLDIENRSRDYLYGRLLAVAENIESYALYLAGEKRSTNAERYMQQFSDRPYYTWRNLELALQPYQERLKNNGKDTGMQAISEITDLFEHNDFINDGKLSGEFLLGYHCQKMEIARQVAELKAKSAKSTEE, from the coding sequence ATGAGCTGGATGCAGAAACTTTATCGGACTTATGAAGCGGTTTTAGCTCGTTCGGATAAACTTGATGGCGATCCTTTAACACCGATAGGGCATACACTACAAAATGCCCATATTGTGATTGTCTTGAATGGAGATAGTGAGTTTCAAACCGCAAGAGTGATGCCGCCGAAAACGGCGATTATGTTACCGGCGACAGAATCCTCGGAAAACCGCACAAGCGGTGAAGCCCCTCATCCGCTGGCGGACAAACTACAATATGTCGCGAAAGATTATGTCGATTTCGGTGGCGAGAAAAAAGCTTATTTTGAGGGCTATTTAACCCAATTACAGGCTTGGTGTGATTCATCTTTTCAACACCCAAAAGTGTTAGCCGTTCTCCATTATGTTAAAAAAGGGCAGGTGATTGCAGATTTAGCCCGAGCTGCTGTTTTGCCGCTTGATGCGAATGGTAAGGTGCTGAATAAATGGGAAAATGACAGTGAAGCCCCGGCTATTTTTTCAACCTTGCCAAAAACCAAAGGCGAAATTGAGTTTGGTTCTGCCTTAGTGTGTTGGTGTGTGGAAATACCCAATGATCCGCAGTCTGATACTTGGACGGATAGCAGCGTGCAACAATCTTGGGCTGATTACTTAGCTTCTGCCGACAGCAACAAAGGCTTCTGCTTGGTAAAAGGCGAGGAGGCAGCTATTTCTACGATGCACCCTGCGAAGTTACGTCATACAGGCGATAAAGCTAAGCTGATTTCATCAAATGACACTGGCGGTTATACCTTCCGTGGCCGGTTTGAAACGGCAGATGAAGCAGCGACGATTTCAGCCGAGGTTTCAGCCAAAGCCCATAGTGCATTGCGTTGGTTGATTGCCCGCCAGGGCATTCGCAATGGCGATCAAGTCACCGTGGCTTGGGCGATTAGTGGTAAAGAAGTGCCTTCGCCATTACAAGATCCGTTTCAAAACTTCGATTTTGATAATGCGGATACCAGTGCGATCGAAAATAACGCTGAATTTCAAACATCGGCAGATTCGGAAACAAAGCTGGATTGGTCAGAGAATATCGGCAAAGAGGCAGCCAACCTCATCAAAAAGAAATATCACGGCTATAAAGCGAAATTGGATCATCACGAGCAAATTTCATTGCTGATGTTAGATTCTGCCACACCAGGGCGAATGGCATTAACCTATTACCAAGAATTTTTGCCAAAGGATTATTTTGCCAATTTAGAAGCGTGGTTGGACGATTTTACTTGGTTCCAACGCCACACTTTTGAGGTAAAAGGCGGTAAGAAAAACGGAAAACGTACCTTGTGGTTAGAGATTCCGCCATCGCCGTTTGCGATTGCGCAAGCCGTGTATGGCAAATCGTTAAATGATAAGTTAAAAAAACAACTTTATGCCCGCTTGCTCCCTGTGATTGCTGGTGGGAAAAGTGTGCCAATTCCCTACGATTTGGTGCAAAAAAGTTTCCAAGTCGCCTGTAATCCAAACGGCTGCGATACTTGGGAGTGGCAACGCAATATCGGCGTAGCTTGCGGCCTATATCGAGGCTGGCGCGCTCGTCATCACAAAGAATCAGAAAGGAGAACTTACGATATGAGCTTAGACATCGAAAATCGCTCACGGGATTATCTGTACGGCAGACTCTTGGCTGTTGCAGAAAATATTGAATCTTACGCACTCTATCTCGCCGGCGAAAAACGCTCAACCAATGCAGAACGCTATATGCAGCAGTTTTCTGATCGCCCTTATTATACTTGGCGTAATCTTGAATTAGCCTTACAGCCTTACCAAGAACGCCTGAAAAATAATGGCAAAGATACGGGAATGCAGGCCATTAGTGAGATAACCGATCTCTTTGAGCATAATGATTTTATCAATGATGGCAAATTAAGTGGCGAATTTTTATTAGGTTACCATTGCCAAAAAATGGAAATTGCTCGCCAAGTTGCTGAATTAAAAGCGAAAAGTGCTAAATCAACTGAAGAATAA
- a CDS encoding helix-turn-helix domain-containing protein: MVKLFTPEYKKQCVEMVLDGKHSVSQVCKMMRVSQSALNRCLNR; the protein is encoded by the coding sequence ATGGTTAAACTTTTTACCCCTGAGTATAAAAAGCAATGTGTTGAAATGGTGTTAGACGGCAAACATAGCGTCAGTCAAGTGTGTAAAATGATGCGAGTCAGCCAATCTGCCCTAAATCGTTGCTTGAATCGTTAG
- the cas3 gene encoding CRISPR-associated helicase Cas3' — MKNEYFAHIRKSDGVIQSVLTHLLETAQIARILATKLDLAEAGELLGLMHDFGKYSEKFQKYIRRVTGMLNQADLDSEDETNGGDHSTAGAQWIYRRFIKYGSNGIGELCGQILGLCIASHHGAGLIDCLSPEGKAVWRDRFNKEDKDAHLSECEQKVDKSILERAEQLASESLIQSLQKPIAAILSQQDVPFKIKELYLACLTRFLFSCLIDADRINSADFEREEQKEIRHFNEKPNWQQAIDTLENYLSRFEIKYPIDQIRRNISNDCLTRACDKQGIYSLTVPTGGGKTLATLRYALHHAQTHQLDRIIYIIPYTSIIDQNTQNVREILGDDWVLEHHSNIEPEKQTWQNKVLSENWDKPIIFTTMVQFLDAWFGGGTRGVRHIHAMTRSVLIFDEIQTLPIKCVHLFSNVLNWLAQFGKSTAVLCTATQPLLNQLKKPELGQVKLAENAELMGNQQDLTALFDDLSRVEIHYRSQVGGFSLENAGEFLLEQFKLHSSCLFIVNTKKWAQDLYRYCQDHHIPQDALFHLSTNQCSAHRKVIFEQIKTRLKNKEPVICISTQLIEAGVDISMACVIRALGGLDSIAQAAGRCNRHGEKEGKGQVYVLNLKEPNLEEVLPDITIGQDKAARVFGEYEGQDILQPAAMTQYFKYYFHDRSDEMVYPLKNSRSGSLLDWLSDNCHNVYAPKNDRRTRPFPLLMQSFKSTGREFQMIDAPTQAIIVPYGEGKEIITTLCSVEDNKEKYEALAKAQRYSVNVFPKVWRKLVEAEALQETQAGSGIYYLDERHYLEEYGLCTDRAGNMTCYDF, encoded by the coding sequence ATGAAAAATGAATACTTTGCACACATTAGAAAATCTGATGGGGTGATTCAATCTGTTCTAACCCATCTTTTGGAAACCGCTCAAATTGCTCGCATTTTGGCAACGAAGTTAGATTTAGCTGAGGCGGGAGAATTACTTGGTTTAATGCACGATTTCGGCAAATATTCCGAGAAATTCCAGAAATATATTCGCCGAGTGACCGGTATGTTAAATCAAGCGGATTTAGACAGCGAAGATGAAACCAACGGTGGCGACCATTCCACCGCAGGGGCTCAGTGGATTTATCGCCGTTTTATAAAATATGGTTCGAACGGTATTGGCGAGCTTTGTGGGCAAATTTTAGGACTATGCATTGCCTCTCACCACGGTGCAGGCTTGATTGACTGTTTAAGTCCGGAAGGTAAGGCGGTTTGGCGAGACCGTTTTAATAAGGAGGATAAAGACGCCCATCTTAGCGAATGTGAGCAAAAGGTGGATAAATCTATTCTTGAACGTGCAGAGCAATTAGCTTCTGAATCCCTCATTCAATCCCTTCAAAAACCGATTGCCGCAATTTTAAGTCAGCAAGATGTTCCCTTTAAAATTAAAGAGCTTTATTTAGCCTGTTTAACCCGTTTTTTATTTAGTTGTTTGATTGATGCCGACCGTATAAATAGTGCTGATTTCGAGCGGGAAGAACAAAAAGAGATTCGCCATTTCAACGAAAAACCAAATTGGCAACAGGCGATTGATACATTAGAAAACTATTTATCTCGTTTTGAAATTAAATATCCGATTGACCAAATTCGCCGTAATATTTCCAACGATTGCTTAACGCGAGCCTGTGATAAACAAGGTATTTATTCTCTTACCGTGCCAACTGGCGGAGGTAAGACCCTTGCCACTTTGCGTTATGCGTTACATCACGCTCAAACACACCAACTTGATCGCATTATTTACATTATTCCCTACACATCAATTATCGATCAAAATACTCAGAATGTGAGAGAGATTCTAGGCGATGATTGGGTGTTAGAGCATCATTCCAACATTGAGCCGGAAAAACAGACTTGGCAAAATAAAGTGTTATCCGAGAACTGGGATAAACCGATTATTTTCACGACAATGGTGCAATTTCTTGATGCTTGGTTTGGCGGCGGTACGCGTGGTGTTCGTCATATTCACGCTATGACAAGAAGCGTTTTGATTTTTGATGAAATTCAAACCTTGCCGATTAAATGCGTTCATCTGTTTTCCAATGTATTAAATTGGCTTGCCCAATTTGGTAAAAGTACCGCCGTTTTATGTACCGCGACACAACCTTTATTAAATCAGCTCAAAAAGCCGGAATTAGGGCAGGTGAAATTAGCGGAAAACGCTGAGTTAATGGGAAATCAACAGGATTTGACCGCACTTTTTGATGATCTCTCCCGTGTGGAAATCCACTATCGCTCGCAAGTGGGCGGATTTTCGCTAGAAAATGCAGGTGAGTTTTTGCTAGAACAGTTCAAATTGCATTCTAGCTGTTTATTTATTGTGAATACCAAAAAATGGGCTCAGGATTTATATCGTTACTGTCAGGATCACCATATTCCCCAAGATGCCCTTTTTCATTTAAGTACCAACCAATGTTCTGCTCATCGAAAAGTGATTTTTGAGCAAATTAAAACTCGATTGAAAAATAAAGAGCCGGTGATTTGTATCAGCACTCAACTTATTGAAGCGGGAGTGGATATTTCTATGGCGTGTGTCATTCGAGCCTTAGGCGGTTTGGATAGCATTGCACAGGCGGCAGGGCGTTGTAATCGCCACGGTGAAAAAGAGGGTAAAGGGCAAGTTTATGTGCTAAATCTGAAAGAACCAAATTTAGAAGAAGTCTTGCCGGATATTACAATCGGGCAAGATAAAGCGGCTCGGGTATTTGGTGAATATGAAGGGCAAGATATTTTACAACCGGCGGCAATGACGCAATATTTCAAGTATTATTTCCACGATCGCAGTGATGAAATGGTTTATCCGCTCAAAAATAGTAGATCGGGATCCTTATTGGATTGGTTGTCGGATAATTGCCACAATGTTTATGCCCCGAAAAATGATCGAAGAACCCGGCCTTTCCCGTTATTGATGCAATCCTTTAAAAGTACGGGGAGGGAATTTCAAATGATTGACGCCCCAACCCAAGCGATCATTGTGCCTTATGGTGAGGGAAAAGAGATAATTACGACATTATGTAGCGTGGAAGATAACAAGGAGAAATATGAAGCTCTTGCCAAAGCCCAACGATATAGCGTGAATGTTTTCCCCAAGGTGTGGCGAAAATTGGTGGAGGCAGAGGCCTTACAAGAAACGCAGGCAGGGTCGGGAATCTACTATTTAGATGAACGGCATTATTTGGAAGAATATGGTTTATGTACAGACCGTGCAGGCAATATGACCTGCTATGATTTTTAA
- the cas1c gene encoding type I-C CRISPR-associated endonuclease Cas1c, with product MRKLQNTLYITTQGSYLHKERETLVVEQERKKVAQLPIHSIGHIFCFGNVLVSPFLLGFCGENNVNVAFFSENGRFLARLQGRQSGNVLLRRAQYKRSEENPMPIAKNIIAVKIQASKRVLQRRLRNHGDCAPVESAISALNISLRQLQKADNLDLIRGIEGEAASRYFGVLSYLLSEKCEFQFNGRNRRPPRDGVNALLSFLYSVLSKDISGALQGVGLDPQVGFMHADRPGRDSLALDILEEFRAWWVDRMVLSLINRGQIKLSDFVNEASGAVILKPEARKVVFQTLQAKKQEKIMHPFLQEEVEIGLLPYIQVMLLARHLRGDLAEYPPFLMR from the coding sequence ATGCGAAAACTTCAAAACACCCTCTACATCACCACCCAAGGCAGTTATTTGCACAAAGAACGTGAAACCTTAGTGGTGGAGCAAGAACGAAAGAAAGTGGCACAGTTGCCGATTCATTCCATCGGACATATTTTCTGTTTTGGTAATGTGTTGGTTTCGCCGTTTTTGCTAGGGTTTTGTGGGGAGAATAATGTTAATGTCGCCTTTTTTAGCGAAAATGGACGATTTTTAGCCCGCTTGCAAGGGCGGCAGAGCGGTAATGTGTTGCTCCGAAGGGCTCAATATAAACGCTCGGAAGAAAACCCTATGCCGATTGCTAAAAATATTATCGCGGTGAAAATTCAAGCCTCTAAACGTGTATTACAGCGGAGGTTGCGAAATCACGGAGATTGTGCGCCTGTAGAGTCGGCGATAAGCGCTCTGAACATTAGCCTCAGACAGCTACAGAAAGCGGATAATTTAGATTTAATTCGAGGTATTGAGGGCGAAGCTGCTTCTCGCTATTTTGGTGTTTTATCATATTTATTAAGTGAAAAATGTGAATTTCAATTTAACGGACGCAATCGTCGCCCTCCAAGAGATGGCGTCAACGCTTTGCTCTCGTTTTTATACAGTGTATTGAGCAAGGATATTAGCGGAGCATTGCAAGGAGTAGGATTAGATCCGCAGGTTGGCTTTATGCATGCAGATCGACCTGGGAGAGATAGCTTAGCACTTGATATTTTGGAGGAGTTCCGTGCATGGTGGGTAGACAGAATGGTACTATCGCTGATTAACCGAGGGCAAATTAAATTGTCTGATTTTGTGAACGAAGCGAGTGGCGCTGTGATTCTTAAACCAGAAGCCCGAAAGGTGGTTTTCCAAACGCTACAAGCTAAAAAGCAAGAAAAGATTATGCACCCGTTTCTACAAGAAGAGGTAGAAATTGGTTTATTGCCTTATATTCAAGTAATGTTATTAGCTCGCCATCTACGAGGTGATTTGGCAGAGTATCCCCCATTTTTAATGCGATAA
- the cas2 gene encoding CRISPR-associated endonuclease Cas2 encodes MMMLITYDISFDTPEGQKRLRHIAKYCLDYGIRVQYSVFECDVTPDQWVKLKQKLLSTYNPETDSLRFYHLGSKWRNKVEHHGAKKAVDMFKDVLIL; translated from the coding sequence ATGATGATGTTAATTACTTACGATATTTCTTTTGACACCCCAGAAGGGCAGAAGCGCCTGAGGCATATTGCCAAATACTGTTTAGATTACGGCATCAGGGTTCAATATTCTGTATTTGAATGCGATGTCACACCCGACCAATGGGTTAAACTCAAACAGAAATTACTCTCCACCTATAATCCGGAAACGGATAGTTTACGTTTCTATCATCTCGGAAGCAAATGGAGAAACAAAGTGGAGCACCACGGAGCAAAAAAAGCGGTGGATATGTTCAAAGATGTTCTAATTTTATAG
- the cas5c gene encoding type I-C CRISPR-associated protein Cas5c produces the protein MNNKISFRVWGRQALFTDPVTKIGGEKFSYPVPTYEALKGILRSIYWKPTLIWHIDRVRIMKQIRTQTKSTKPLDWNGGNTLAIYTFLQEVEYQVEAHFTWNEHWDELAGDRNPGKHMAIAERMLARGGRQDIFLGTRDCQGYVEPCQFGAGESFYDGTGELDFGLMFHSFGYPEETGKHELISRFWNATMQNGVIEFPSVNDQSGRLKKRFIREMKPFKPFKRGENVKLVEDEEKELEL, from the coding sequence ATGAATAATAAAATTAGTTTTCGCGTGTGGGGCAGGCAAGCACTTTTTACGGATCCTGTCACTAAAATTGGCGGTGAAAAATTTAGCTATCCGGTGCCGACTTATGAAGCCTTAAAAGGTATTTTAAGAAGCATTTATTGGAAGCCGACCTTGATTTGGCATATCGACCGCGTGCGGATTATGAAGCAAATTCGTACTCAAACTAAATCCACCAAACCCTTGGATTGGAATGGCGGCAATACCTTAGCCATTTATACTTTCTTGCAAGAGGTTGAATATCAAGTGGAAGCCCATTTTACTTGGAACGAACATTGGGACGAATTAGCCGGTGATCGTAATCCAGGAAAACATATGGCGATTGCCGAACGAATGTTAGCCCGAGGCGGACGACAAGATATTTTCCTTGGCACAAGAGATTGCCAAGGTTATGTTGAGCCTTGTCAGTTTGGAGCGGGCGAGAGTTTTTATGATGGAACAGGCGAGTTGGATTTTGGTTTAATGTTCCACAGTTTTGGCTATCCGGAAGAAACCGGCAAACACGAACTGATTAGCCGTTTTTGGAATGCCACGATGCAAAATGGCGTGATTGAATTTCCAAGCGTCAATGATCAATCCGGTCGTTTAAAAAAACGTTTTATTCGTGAAATGAAACCGTTTAAACCTTTTAAACGCGGCGAAAATGTGAAACTGGTGGAAGACGAGGAAAAGGAGCTTGAATTATGA
- the cas4 gene encoding CRISPR-associated protein Cas4, with amino-acid sequence MPTVLQNSEQIRPLTGQESNKETLLIPLSALQHYAFCPRQCALIHNEQAWAENYLTAQGRVLHERVDSGEPETRKGVRFERTVHLCAEQLGLSGIADMVEYELASGKFKPVEYKHGKPKPTAMDEIQLCAQALCLEEMTGQRIEEGALWYQQTRHRVLVVFSDSLRQTTQDTIAQVRKLFISGKTPAPEYGKHCKACSLVEVCQPKLLGRDRSVVYVGGLFGEDV; translated from the coding sequence ATGCCAACGGTTTTGCAAAATTCCGAGCAAATCCGACCGCTTACAGGGCAGGAAAGCAATAAAGAAACGTTGCTTATTCCTCTTTCTGCCCTGCAACACTACGCTTTTTGCCCAAGACAATGTGCGTTGATCCACAATGAACAGGCGTGGGCAGAAAATTATCTCACCGCCCAAGGTCGCGTATTACACGAACGGGTGGATAGCGGTGAGCCTGAAACCCGCAAAGGCGTGCGTTTTGAACGCACTGTACATCTTTGTGCCGAGCAGCTTGGCTTAAGCGGCATTGCAGATATGGTGGAATATGAGCTGGCAAGCGGCAAGTTTAAACCTGTCGAATACAAACACGGCAAACCAAAACCGACCGCGATGGATGAAATCCAACTCTGCGCCCAAGCCCTCTGTTTAGAGGAAATGACAGGACAGCGGATTGAGGAGGGTGCATTGTGGTATCAACAAACCCGGCATCGTGTGTTGGTAGTATTTTCAGACAGTCTTAGACAGACAACACAGGATACTATAGCCCAAGTCCGTAAATTGTTTATCAGTGGAAAAACGCCTGCACCTGAATACGGCAAACATTGCAAAGCTTGCTCGTTGGTGGAGGTTTGTCAGCCAAAGTTATTGGGCAGGGATAGGTCGGTAGTGTATGTGGGAGGATTATTTGGTGAAGACGTCTAA
- the tnpA gene encoding IS200/IS605 family transposase, with the protein MSRFTKSSHVIWHCQYHLIWTPKCCYRILKGNVGKEVYVQLRILCEQLKVEVVELNVQIDHVHLLVKIPPKLSVSEVMGHLKGRTAIRLFNKFPYLRRHKLWGNHFWARGYCVDTVGVNAEMIRKYVKYQEKHELEDKQLRLSDI; encoded by the coding sequence ATGAGTCGATTTACAAAATCATCGCACGTTATCTGGCATTGTCAATATCATTTAATTTGGACACCCAAATGCTGTTATAGAATACTAAAAGGAAACGTCGGGAAGGAAGTCTACGTTCAGCTGAGGATTTTATGTGAGCAGTTGAAAGTAGAGGTAGTGGAATTAAATGTCCAAATAGATCACGTTCATTTATTGGTAAAAATTCCCCCGAAATTATCTGTATCAGAGGTAATGGGACATTTAAAAGGTCGAACAGCAATAAGATTGTTCAATAAGTTTCCCTATTTACGTAGGCATAAATTGTGGGGTAACCACTTTTGGGCAAGAGGTTATTGCGTAGACACCGTAGGTGTCAATGCGGAAATGATAAGGAAGTATGTGAAATATCAGGAAAAGCACGAATTAGAAGATAAGCAACTTCGTTTATCAGATATATAA